A genomic segment from Zerene cesonia ecotype Mississippi chromosome 7, Zerene_cesonia_1.1, whole genome shotgun sequence encodes:
- the LOC119840693 gene encoding putative inositol monophosphatase 3 isoform X2, translating to MRSFGFVLFLIIYWRSSGSGYPSDTSDLVSMKSLLNAAIYAAERGGIMVIEGKNRGLKIHSKGKTKEGANDPVTDADYASHCAMYYTLKNAFPKLAIISEEHSVAEKDCQNQEPIDLDSTPQGQRIINYISDELVLAKDVTVWIDPLDATQEYTEALYSYVTTMVCVAINGVPIVGVIHYPFPPTTYWGWLMKRTSSNIPKVLYKEDNKLHPRVIVSRSHPGKVADMASKAFGPKTSITPSAGAGNKYMSVVNGTHDVYLHETAIKKWDLCAGHAILKANNGTVTTTKGERIDYSSESNVVVSDGILATLYDHHFYLDKLKTVL from the exons ATGAGATCATTTG GTTTCgtgttatttcttataatttactgGAGATCTAGTGGTTCTGGATATCCTTCGGACACAAGTGATCTCGTAAGCATGAAATCGTTGTTAAATGCTGCTATCTATGCAGCAGAGCGAGGCGGTATCATGGTGATAGAGGGTAAAAACCGtggattaaaaatacacagtAAAGGAAAGACAAAAGAAGGAGCGAATGATCCAGTCACTGACGCCGATTATGCCTCCCACTGTGCCATGTATTATACTCTTAAGAACGCCTTTCCGAAGCTAGCTATAATCTCCGAAGAACATTCGGTTGCTGAAAAAGATTGTCAGAATCAAGAACCAATAGATTTAGATTCAACTCCACAAGGACAGAGAATAATTAACTATATAAGTGACGAACTTGTTCTTGCGAAAGATGTTACGGTTTGGATTGATCCATTGGATGCAACACAGGAATATACAG AAGCTTTATATTCTTATGTGACAACAATGGTGTGTGTTGCTATAAACGGAGTGCCAATTGTGGGTGTTATTCATTATCCATTCCCTCCAACCACATATTGGGGCTGGCTCATGAAGAGGACATCTAGCAATATTccaaaagttttatat AAAGAGGACAACAAACTACATCCCAGGGTCATAGTGTCCAGATCTCATCCTGGGAAAGTGGCAGATATGGCCAGCAAGGCATTCGGGCCAAAAACATCAATAACACCCTCAGCTGGTGCTGGAAACAAATACATGAGTGTTGTGAATGGTACACATGATGTATACTTACATGAGACGGCAATCAAGAAGTGGGACCTTTGTGCAGGACATGCTATTCTTAAAGCCAATAACGGTACAGTGACCACTACCAAAGGAGAACGCATAGATTATTCAAGTGAGAGCAATGTGGTAGTCTCTGATGGGATACTAGCTACATTGTACGATCATCACTTTTATTTGGATAAGCTTAAAACGGTTCTATAG
- the LOC119840693 gene encoding putative inositol monophosphatase 3 isoform X1, whose amino-acid sequence MNFGGTLRVNKFACFTLGFVLFLIIYWRSSGSGYPSDTSDLVSMKSLLNAAIYAAERGGIMVIEGKNRGLKIHSKGKTKEGANDPVTDADYASHCAMYYTLKNAFPKLAIISEEHSVAEKDCQNQEPIDLDSTPQGQRIINYISDELVLAKDVTVWIDPLDATQEYTEALYSYVTTMVCVAINGVPIVGVIHYPFPPTTYWGWLMKRTSSNIPKVLYKEDNKLHPRVIVSRSHPGKVADMASKAFGPKTSITPSAGAGNKYMSVVNGTHDVYLHETAIKKWDLCAGHAILKANNGTVTTTKGERIDYSSESNVVVSDGILATLYDHHFYLDKLKTVL is encoded by the exons atgaatttcgGTGGTACATTAAGAGTTAATAAATTCGCATGTTTCACATTAGGTTTCgtgttatttcttataatttactgGAGATCTAGTGGTTCTGGATATCCTTCGGACACAAGTGATCTCGTAAGCATGAAATCGTTGTTAAATGCTGCTATCTATGCAGCAGAGCGAGGCGGTATCATGGTGATAGAGGGTAAAAACCGtggattaaaaatacacagtAAAGGAAAGACAAAAGAAGGAGCGAATGATCCAGTCACTGACGCCGATTATGCCTCCCACTGTGCCATGTATTATACTCTTAAGAACGCCTTTCCGAAGCTAGCTATAATCTCCGAAGAACATTCGGTTGCTGAAAAAGATTGTCAGAATCAAGAACCAATAGATTTAGATTCAACTCCACAAGGACAGAGAATAATTAACTATATAAGTGACGAACTTGTTCTTGCGAAAGATGTTACGGTTTGGATTGATCCATTGGATGCAACACAGGAATATACAG AAGCTTTATATTCTTATGTGACAACAATGGTGTGTGTTGCTATAAACGGAGTGCCAATTGTGGGTGTTATTCATTATCCATTCCCTCCAACCACATATTGGGGCTGGCTCATGAAGAGGACATCTAGCAATATTccaaaagttttatat AAAGAGGACAACAAACTACATCCCAGGGTCATAGTGTCCAGATCTCATCCTGGGAAAGTGGCAGATATGGCCAGCAAGGCATTCGGGCCAAAAACATCAATAACACCCTCAGCTGGTGCTGGAAACAAATACATGAGTGTTGTGAATGGTACACATGATGTATACTTACATGAGACGGCAATCAAGAAGTGGGACCTTTGTGCAGGACATGCTATTCTTAAAGCCAATAACGGTACAGTGACCACTACCAAAGGAGAACGCATAGATTATTCAAGTGAGAGCAATGTGGTAGTCTCTGATGGGATACTAGCTACATTGTACGATCATCACTTTTATTTGGATAAGCTTAAAACGGTTCTATAG